One window from the genome of Bacillus weihaiensis encodes:
- the rpsJ gene encoding 30S ribosomal protein S10, whose protein sequence is MAKQKIRIRLKAYDHRILDQSAEKIVETAKRSGANVSGPIPLPTERSVYTILRAVHKYKDSREQFEMRTHKRLIDIISPTPQTVDALMRLDLPSGVDIEIKL, encoded by the coding sequence ATGGCAAAACAAAAGATTCGTATTCGTTTAAAAGCTTATGATCACAGAATTCTTGATCAATCAGCTGAGAAAATTGTAGAAACTGCAAAACGTTCGGGTGCAAATGTATCTGGTCCGATTCCGTTACCGACAGAAAGATCTGTATACACTATCCTTCGTGCGGTTCATAAGTACAAAGATTCTCGTGAGCAATTCGAGATGCGTACTCACAAACGTTTAATTGATATCATCAGCCCAACACCACAAACTGTTGACGCGCTAATGCGTTTAGACTTACCATCTGGTGTTGACATTGAAATCAAACTATAA
- the rplC gene encoding 50S ribosomal protein L3 has product MTKGILGRKIGMTQVFAENGDLIPVTVIEATPNVVLQTKSVETDGYSAVQLGFEDKREKLANKPEKGHVTKANTAPKRFVKELREASLEQYEVGQEVKVDIFAAGETVDVTGISKGKGFQGSIKRHGQSRGPMSHGSRYHRRPGSMGPVAPNRVFKNKLLPGRMGGERITVQNLEIVKVDAERNLLLIKGNVPGPKKALITVKSAVKTK; this is encoded by the coding sequence ATGACCAAAGGAATCTTAGGAAGAAAAATTGGTATGACGCAAGTATTTGCTGAAAATGGTGATTTAATTCCGGTAACAGTTATCGAAGCTACTCCAAACGTTGTACTTCAAACGAAATCTGTTGAAACTGACGGTTATTCAGCAGTTCAGTTAGGTTTTGAAGATAAACGTGAAAAATTAGCTAACAAACCTGAAAAAGGTCACGTAACAAAAGCAAACACTGCACCTAAGCGCTTCGTTAAAGAACTTCGTGAAGCTAGCTTAGAGCAATACGAAGTTGGTCAAGAAGTCAAAGTTGATATTTTCGCTGCTGGTGAAACAGTAGATGTAACAGGAATTTCAAAAGGTAAAGGTTTCCAAGGCTCAATTAAACGCCACGGACAATCTCGTGGACCTATGTCCCACGGTTCTCGTTACCATCGTCGCCCAGGTTCAATGGGACCTGTAGCACCAAACCGCGTATTCAAAAACAAACTTTTACCAGGTCGTATGGGTGGAGAGCGTATTACTGTTCAAAACTTAGAAATCGTAAAAGTAGATGCAGAACGTAACCTATTATTAATCAAAGGTAACGTACCTGGACCTAAAAAGGCTCTTATTACAGTTAAGAGTGCAGTTAAAACAAAATAA